The following proteins come from a genomic window of Natronosalvus vescus:
- a CDS encoding winged helix-turn-helix transcriptional regulator — translation MSAYGHRTHGDSCLFENDRRRTICETIHTDPGRCLSAVSTESGVPLSTVRHHVRVLEDKNVIQSVTVCGKRRYFPFDDDDVERRGMLFEPAKRRVLEAQAALGPSPNVELATALDCDSSTISHHLVTLEDAGFVRRERDGRSIINELDPAMESIGSGFDLHLETEATASLIEAEVA, via the coding sequence ATGTCGGCATACGGACACCGCACACACGGCGATTCCTGTCTGTTCGAGAACGATCGGAGACGAACGATTTGCGAGACGATCCACACCGACCCTGGCCGCTGTCTCTCCGCGGTAAGCACCGAGAGTGGCGTTCCACTCTCGACCGTGCGCCATCACGTGCGCGTTCTGGAAGACAAAAACGTGATTCAGTCGGTAACGGTCTGTGGAAAACGACGGTACTTCCCGTTCGACGACGACGACGTTGAACGGCGAGGCATGCTCTTCGAACCGGCAAAACGGCGAGTACTCGAGGCACAGGCGGCGCTCGGCCCCTCCCCGAACGTCGAACTCGCTACCGCACTCGACTGCGATTCCAGCACGATTTCACACCACCTCGTAACGCTCGAGGACGCCGGGTTCGTCCGTCGAGAGCGCGACGGACGCTCGATCATCAACGAACTCGATCCCGCGATGGAGTCGATCGGTTCCGGTTTCGATCTACATCTGGAGACAGAGGCGACCGCGTCACTCATCGAGGCCGAAGTCGCCTGA